A region of Vicia villosa cultivar HV-30 ecotype Madison, WI unplaced genomic scaffold, Vvil1.0 ctg.000029F_1_1_1, whole genome shotgun sequence DNA encodes the following proteins:
- the LOC131622330 gene encoding uncharacterized protein LOC131622330 isoform X2, protein MNTMMNNRTVHNDEKPFPGCLGRMVNLFDLTTATGNGNKLLTDKPHRDHASLSRSQSDVSRIASPSFADQIEDRPIVSNLMRASSNKKINGTPIKMLMDQEMSKEVVSKHTPPNVVAKLMGLEALPQGKRNLPVERSPGGDCSQHMCGHSGTSFNHRQLDDRFMDKEMLHDIHPSREQVAYKDIYEIWLQSQRTSNVNDKTPERGKWAEDVNEKKMAFIRQKFMEAKRLSTDERLRQSKEFDEALEVLSSNNDLLIRLLDSQNLYERQSTPLAETKRITVLKPSKLVDNEKFSRKGNNNDKHIKKPLNNDAAWERTSPGYSPASQKVDEFPVQPTRIVVLKPSSVRAHDVKALVSPMSLSPQNLQSGNFYHGPEDDDDLLESRKVAEDITQQMHEDLRSYQRDETVYSPVFSTGYIGDDSSFYKSDHECTAGNFSDLEVMSPSPRHSWDFVNRCGSPYSSSSFSRASGSPESSVGREAKKRLSERWAMMASKKDLQEQRHMRRSSTLGEMLALSDIKKSLISEVEGINEEPEPRESVSCSKNSNDEEISVDGSTKSLPRSKSVPVSSNVYENGLYIEACNNDAGKAHGSKELTKSKSMKSTFKGKVASFLFSRNKKSIREKSCLSHSTDESQSTIAETSVSTINSPEVFRNDVSQSFNGGSFEECSLPALCESSSKTLSYPVSSRRGVISMEPEFTTSKPTVTGISTENQDQPSPISVLEPPFEDENAAHESLDCMKGGLLGSRVSLKSNLIDKSPPIESIARTLSWDGSCAEVASSYPLKPTSVSLDTKVEDQDLLVFVQKLLSAAGLDDQVQSDSFYSRWHSLESPLEPSLRDKYANLYDKEAQPLHEAKRRQRRSNQKLVFDCVNVALIEITGYGSESSLFGRLWSGDHRRLQLSEGAPPLLVDLIVAHMKELTSSGIRSVWGDCGDSNSLVVETVVRKEVVGKGWVELMGLEMDILVKEVEGKLLEELVEDAVVDLTDRVV, encoded by the exons ATGAATACTATGATGAATAATAGAACGGTTCACAATGATGAGAAGCCTTTTCCTGGTTGCTTGGGAAGAATGGTTAACCTTTTTGATTTGACTACTGCTACTGGAAATGGAAACAAGCTTCTCACCGACAAGCCACACCGTGATCAtg CATCTCTTTCAAGAAGTCAATCAGATGTTTCGAGGATTGCAAGTCCTTCGTTTGCTGATCAGATAGAAGATAGGCCG ATTGTTTCTAACTTAATGAGAGCatcttcaaataaaaaaataaatggaaCACCCATCAAGATGCTCATGGACCAAGAAATGTCCAAAGAAGTTGTTTCCAAGCATACTCCACCAAATGTTGTCGCAAAGTTAATGGGCCTCGAAGCCCTTCCACAGGGAAAACGTAATTTACCTGTGGAGAGAAGCCCTGGAGGAGATTGTTCTCAGCACATGTGTGGTCATTCTGGCACATCATTCAATCATCGGCAGTTGGATGATAGGTTTATGGACAAGGAAATGCTTCATGATATTCATCCGAGCAGAGAACAGGTTGCTTACAAAGATATTTATGAAATATGGCTGCAATCACAGAGAACAAGTAATGTTAACGACAAGACACCAGAGAGAGGGAAGTGGGCTGAAGATGTTAATGAGAAGAAAATGGCTTTTATTCGTCAAAAATTCATGGAAGCAAAGCGACTGTCTACAGATGAGAGATTACGCCAATCAAAGGAGTTTGATGAAGCCTTGGAAGTTTTAAGCTCAAATAACGATCTGTTAATCAGGCTATTGGATTCTCAAAATCTATATGAACGGCAGTCTACTCCACTGGCTGAGACAAAGCGCATTACTGTTCTTAAACCTTCAAAGTTGGTTGACAATGAAAAGTTCAGTAGAAAGGGAAACAATAACGACAAACATATTAAGAAACCATTAAATAATGATGCTGCATGGGAGAGAACTAGTCCTGGATACTCTCCTGCCAGTCAGAAAGTTGATGAATTTCCTGTCCAACCTACTCGAATTGTGGTATTGAAGCCTAGTTCTGTGAGAGCACATGATGTTAAGGCCTTGGTTTCTCCAATGTCATTATCACCTCAAAATCTGCAAAGTGGAAACTTCTATCACGGccctgaagatgatgatgatctaCTTGAATCAAGAAAAGTGGCAGAAGACATTACACAGCAAATGCATGAAGACCTCAGGAGCTATCAGAGGGATGAAACCGTGTATTCTCCAGTATTTTCCACTGGATATATTGGTGATGACAGTTCATTCTACAAATCAGATCATGAGTGTACTGCAGGGAATTTTAGTGATTTAGAAGTCATGTCGCCATCTCCCAGGCATTCTTGGGATTTCGTCAATCGCTGTGGAAGTCCTTATTCTTCATCATCCTTCAGTCGTGCTTCGGGCTCTCCTGAATCATCAGTAGGCAGAGAGGCTAAGAAACGACTCTCTGAAAGATGGGCCATGATGGCATCTAAGAAGGATCTTCAAGAGCAAAGACATATGCGGAGAAGCTCTACCTTGGGTGAGATGCTTGCTCTTTCAGATATAAAGAAATCTCTAATATCTGAGGTTGAAGGTATTAATGAAGAACCAGAACCGAGGGAATCTGTTTCTTGCAGTAAAAATTCGAATGATGAAGAAATATCCGTGGATGGGTCTACTAAAAGCCTCCCCAGGTCAAAGTCTGTCCCTGTATCTTCCAATGTCTATGAAAATGGGCTCTACATTGAAGCTTGTAATAACGATGCTGGTAAAGCACACGGCTCCAAGGAGCTGACGAAGTCAAAGAGTATGAAGTCAACATTTAAAGGGAAAGTTGCGAGTTTCTTATTCTCAAGGAATAAGAAATCAATCAGGGAGAAATCTTGTCTTTCTCATTCTACAGATGAATCTCAGTCAACTATTGCAGAAACATCAGTATCTACAATAAACTCACCTGAAGTCTTTAGGAATGATGTGTCTCAAAGCTTCAACGGTGGGTCCTTTGAAGAGTGTTCCCTTCCAGCTCTATGTGAATCATCGAGCAAAACTTTATCCTATCCTGTCTCTAGCAGACGAGGCGTAATATCTATGGAG CCTGAATTTACCACGTCAAAGCCCACAGTGACAGGGATTTCAACTGAAAACCAGGACCAACCAAGTCCAATCTCAGTTTTAGAGCCTCCCTTTGAAGATGAAAATGCAGCTCACGAGTCCTTGGACTGTATGAAGGGTGGTCTGCTTG GATCACGGGTGTCTCTGAAGTCTAATTTAATTGACAAATCACCTCCTATAGAATCAATAGCTCGAACCCTCTCATGGGATGGTTCTTGTGCGGAGGTGGCAAGTTCGTACCCATTAAAGCCTACATCGGTTTCCTTAGACACCAAAGTAGAGGATCAAGACTTGCTCGTCTTTGTTCAGAAATTACTATCAGCTGCTGGACTTGATGATCAAGTGCAGTCTGACTCGTTTTACTCTAGATGGCATTCCCTTGAAAGTCCATTGGAGCCATCATTGAGGGACAAATATGCCAATCTCTACGACAAGGAGGCTCAGCCTCTTCATGAAGCAAAGCGAAGGCAGAGGAGATCTAATCAGAAGCTTGTATTTGATTGTGTCAATGTTGCACTAATAGAAATTACTGGCTATGGATCAGAAAGTTCCTTATTTGGTAGGTTGTGGAGTGGGGACCATAGAAGGCTCCAATTATCAGAGGGTGCACCTCCCCTTTTGGTAGACCTTATTGTAGCCCATATGAAGGAGTTGACATCTAGTGGCATAAGGTCTGTTTGGGGGGATTGTGGGGACAGTAACAGCCTGGTAGTGGAAACTGTAGTGAGAAAAGAGGTCGTGGGTAAAGGGTGGGTTGAGCTAATGGGATTAGAGATGGATATTTTGGTAAAGGAAGTAGAAGGGAAGTTGCTTGAAGAACTTGTGGAGGATGCAGTGGTTGATTTGACAGACAGGGTGGTGTGA
- the LOC131622330 gene encoding uncharacterized protein LOC131622330 isoform X1, protein MNTMMNNRTVHNDEKPFPGCLGRMVNLFDLTTATGNGNKLLTDKPHRDHAASLSRSQSDVSRIASPSFADQIEDRPIVSNLMRASSNKKINGTPIKMLMDQEMSKEVVSKHTPPNVVAKLMGLEALPQGKRNLPVERSPGGDCSQHMCGHSGTSFNHRQLDDRFMDKEMLHDIHPSREQVAYKDIYEIWLQSQRTSNVNDKTPERGKWAEDVNEKKMAFIRQKFMEAKRLSTDERLRQSKEFDEALEVLSSNNDLLIRLLDSQNLYERQSTPLAETKRITVLKPSKLVDNEKFSRKGNNNDKHIKKPLNNDAAWERTSPGYSPASQKVDEFPVQPTRIVVLKPSSVRAHDVKALVSPMSLSPQNLQSGNFYHGPEDDDDLLESRKVAEDITQQMHEDLRSYQRDETVYSPVFSTGYIGDDSSFYKSDHECTAGNFSDLEVMSPSPRHSWDFVNRCGSPYSSSSFSRASGSPESSVGREAKKRLSERWAMMASKKDLQEQRHMRRSSTLGEMLALSDIKKSLISEVEGINEEPEPRESVSCSKNSNDEEISVDGSTKSLPRSKSVPVSSNVYENGLYIEACNNDAGKAHGSKELTKSKSMKSTFKGKVASFLFSRNKKSIREKSCLSHSTDESQSTIAETSVSTINSPEVFRNDVSQSFNGGSFEECSLPALCESSSKTLSYPVSSRRGVISMEPEFTTSKPTVTGISTENQDQPSPISVLEPPFEDENAAHESLDCMKGGLLGSRVSLKSNLIDKSPPIESIARTLSWDGSCAEVASSYPLKPTSVSLDTKVEDQDLLVFVQKLLSAAGLDDQVQSDSFYSRWHSLESPLEPSLRDKYANLYDKEAQPLHEAKRRQRRSNQKLVFDCVNVALIEITGYGSESSLFGRLWSGDHRRLQLSEGAPPLLVDLIVAHMKELTSSGIRSVWGDCGDSNSLVVETVVRKEVVGKGWVELMGLEMDILVKEVEGKLLEELVEDAVVDLTDRVV, encoded by the exons ATGAATACTATGATGAATAATAGAACGGTTCACAATGATGAGAAGCCTTTTCCTGGTTGCTTGGGAAGAATGGTTAACCTTTTTGATTTGACTACTGCTACTGGAAATGGAAACAAGCTTCTCACCGACAAGCCACACCGTGATCAtg CAGCATCTCTTTCAAGAAGTCAATCAGATGTTTCGAGGATTGCAAGTCCTTCGTTTGCTGATCAGATAGAAGATAGGCCG ATTGTTTCTAACTTAATGAGAGCatcttcaaataaaaaaataaatggaaCACCCATCAAGATGCTCATGGACCAAGAAATGTCCAAAGAAGTTGTTTCCAAGCATACTCCACCAAATGTTGTCGCAAAGTTAATGGGCCTCGAAGCCCTTCCACAGGGAAAACGTAATTTACCTGTGGAGAGAAGCCCTGGAGGAGATTGTTCTCAGCACATGTGTGGTCATTCTGGCACATCATTCAATCATCGGCAGTTGGATGATAGGTTTATGGACAAGGAAATGCTTCATGATATTCATCCGAGCAGAGAACAGGTTGCTTACAAAGATATTTATGAAATATGGCTGCAATCACAGAGAACAAGTAATGTTAACGACAAGACACCAGAGAGAGGGAAGTGGGCTGAAGATGTTAATGAGAAGAAAATGGCTTTTATTCGTCAAAAATTCATGGAAGCAAAGCGACTGTCTACAGATGAGAGATTACGCCAATCAAAGGAGTTTGATGAAGCCTTGGAAGTTTTAAGCTCAAATAACGATCTGTTAATCAGGCTATTGGATTCTCAAAATCTATATGAACGGCAGTCTACTCCACTGGCTGAGACAAAGCGCATTACTGTTCTTAAACCTTCAAAGTTGGTTGACAATGAAAAGTTCAGTAGAAAGGGAAACAATAACGACAAACATATTAAGAAACCATTAAATAATGATGCTGCATGGGAGAGAACTAGTCCTGGATACTCTCCTGCCAGTCAGAAAGTTGATGAATTTCCTGTCCAACCTACTCGAATTGTGGTATTGAAGCCTAGTTCTGTGAGAGCACATGATGTTAAGGCCTTGGTTTCTCCAATGTCATTATCACCTCAAAATCTGCAAAGTGGAAACTTCTATCACGGccctgaagatgatgatgatctaCTTGAATCAAGAAAAGTGGCAGAAGACATTACACAGCAAATGCATGAAGACCTCAGGAGCTATCAGAGGGATGAAACCGTGTATTCTCCAGTATTTTCCACTGGATATATTGGTGATGACAGTTCATTCTACAAATCAGATCATGAGTGTACTGCAGGGAATTTTAGTGATTTAGAAGTCATGTCGCCATCTCCCAGGCATTCTTGGGATTTCGTCAATCGCTGTGGAAGTCCTTATTCTTCATCATCCTTCAGTCGTGCTTCGGGCTCTCCTGAATCATCAGTAGGCAGAGAGGCTAAGAAACGACTCTCTGAAAGATGGGCCATGATGGCATCTAAGAAGGATCTTCAAGAGCAAAGACATATGCGGAGAAGCTCTACCTTGGGTGAGATGCTTGCTCTTTCAGATATAAAGAAATCTCTAATATCTGAGGTTGAAGGTATTAATGAAGAACCAGAACCGAGGGAATCTGTTTCTTGCAGTAAAAATTCGAATGATGAAGAAATATCCGTGGATGGGTCTACTAAAAGCCTCCCCAGGTCAAAGTCTGTCCCTGTATCTTCCAATGTCTATGAAAATGGGCTCTACATTGAAGCTTGTAATAACGATGCTGGTAAAGCACACGGCTCCAAGGAGCTGACGAAGTCAAAGAGTATGAAGTCAACATTTAAAGGGAAAGTTGCGAGTTTCTTATTCTCAAGGAATAAGAAATCAATCAGGGAGAAATCTTGTCTTTCTCATTCTACAGATGAATCTCAGTCAACTATTGCAGAAACATCAGTATCTACAATAAACTCACCTGAAGTCTTTAGGAATGATGTGTCTCAAAGCTTCAACGGTGGGTCCTTTGAAGAGTGTTCCCTTCCAGCTCTATGTGAATCATCGAGCAAAACTTTATCCTATCCTGTCTCTAGCAGACGAGGCGTAATATCTATGGAG CCTGAATTTACCACGTCAAAGCCCACAGTGACAGGGATTTCAACTGAAAACCAGGACCAACCAAGTCCAATCTCAGTTTTAGAGCCTCCCTTTGAAGATGAAAATGCAGCTCACGAGTCCTTGGACTGTATGAAGGGTGGTCTGCTTG GATCACGGGTGTCTCTGAAGTCTAATTTAATTGACAAATCACCTCCTATAGAATCAATAGCTCGAACCCTCTCATGGGATGGTTCTTGTGCGGAGGTGGCAAGTTCGTACCCATTAAAGCCTACATCGGTTTCCTTAGACACCAAAGTAGAGGATCAAGACTTGCTCGTCTTTGTTCAGAAATTACTATCAGCTGCTGGACTTGATGATCAAGTGCAGTCTGACTCGTTTTACTCTAGATGGCATTCCCTTGAAAGTCCATTGGAGCCATCATTGAGGGACAAATATGCCAATCTCTACGACAAGGAGGCTCAGCCTCTTCATGAAGCAAAGCGAAGGCAGAGGAGATCTAATCAGAAGCTTGTATTTGATTGTGTCAATGTTGCACTAATAGAAATTACTGGCTATGGATCAGAAAGTTCCTTATTTGGTAGGTTGTGGAGTGGGGACCATAGAAGGCTCCAATTATCAGAGGGTGCACCTCCCCTTTTGGTAGACCTTATTGTAGCCCATATGAAGGAGTTGACATCTAGTGGCATAAGGTCTGTTTGGGGGGATTGTGGGGACAGTAACAGCCTGGTAGTGGAAACTGTAGTGAGAAAAGAGGTCGTGGGTAAAGGGTGGGTTGAGCTAATGGGATTAGAGATGGATATTTTGGTAAAGGAAGTAGAAGGGAAGTTGCTTGAAGAACTTGTGGAGGATGCAGTGGTTGATTTGACAGACAGGGTGGTGTGA